The Blastocatellia bacterium genomic interval GAAATCTTAACACATCTTTTTGCTAGCTATAAAGCTATTGTTTATATTTGGCAAATGTCGAGCCAGCAAGTTTGCTGAACAACAAAAGTAAAATTTTTCTTGTATATTTCTTGCGAAGCTTATCACTAATTGAAAAGAGGAAAAATTTTTATGTCACAAACATTAAATAATGACAAAAAAAATCTCTTTTATGTCAACAAATAAGTAATATTTAATTAACAAAAAACAATTTGAAATAAATGAAACTGCTTGTTGCTAAAATACCGTTAGAGCGTGCAGATAGCGTCTGCTATTACGAACTTTGTCAAGCTTGCAGCATAACAAGTTATTAGAATAGGTAAAGCAAAAGATTTTCTTAAAGAAGAAATATTTGTTTTCTAAAAAATAGTATAAGTCTATGTAAGACTTAAGAAAATAACTTTTATAAACTATAAAAGAGGTATTGCTATGATAGAAAATTTGATTAAAAATGAAGTTTGTCTAAATGAATATGAAATTTCTAAACCTTATGTTTACAAAAGCTTAACAATATTTTTGCTTTGTGGAGAAGATAAAATAAAAAGGAAAAAGTTTTTGGACATTACAAGAAGCTATGGAGCAAGAAAAAGTTATTGTTCATGAAACAGGAAGTGTAAACAGATTAGAAATTGAGAGTCTTTTGCTAGATGAGGAAATTTTTATTCAGTCAGGAGATATAGTAAAGGGAGGTAAGCAAGATAGAGTATTTGCTTTTGATTTTATAGTGCCTGCAAAGTCTGGGAAAATGCCAATAGATGCTTTTTGTGTGGAAAAAGGCCGTTGGAATCAGCGAGGCAGGGAATCTTCAACTCGTTTTACTACATCATCAGACCGCTGTTACTAGAGACTTAAACATCTCAATTAAGCTACCCCTCACAAAGTGCTGTTTGGAACACTGTAGGCAATACTCAACGTTTTTTGACAGGTAGTTTAGGCCGTAATGTTGAGTCAAGAGAATCTGCATCTAGTTTGCAACTTACACTTGAAGATCCTAGTGTTAAACAAGCTACAACTGAATACTTAGATAATCTTTCTGGTGTGATTGATAATCATTTTAGCGTTTTAGGTTATGTAGTAGCAATAAATGGAAAACTTACAAATAGTGATATATATATTTGCAATGGACTTTTAGAAAATTATGGCCTAAACTCCTTAAAGCAGGAGCAGTTGAAGCTATTATTCATAAACAAGAAACAGTATTTAAGCCAGAAATTAGTGTTAATGAAGTAAAAAAAATTTTACTTAATAAACCATTGCCACAAGTTTCTGAAAAGTAGTATCAAGCCGCGTCAAAATGACTACACAAGAATTTATAGATAAAATTCGTTTTGACACTATGGATCTAGAAAACCAAACTTGTGTTCATACTAATTTTGTCACTAAGTAAGATAAACTAGATAAAATCAAGACTAATTAGTCAATATCTATTCCTAAAGCACGTAATTTTTCAGCTAATTTATTGGCTCTATTTTTTTCTTCTTCTAACAGCTTTTCAGCTTGTTCAGCACGAAGGCGTTCTTGTTCAGTGCAGTGCGTTCATCACCTGTTGGGAGAAGGTTGCCTTGGATGTCCCAAGCACGTAGCCAAAGAGCATCCATACCTCTATAAATACCAGGCCAGATGCCAAATTCTAAGCCTAATTGGTTGATAGCAAAGCGACCTTGTTCATTAGTAGGCATTAAAGAATAATGGCCTGCTGATAGTTGGTAAAACTCAAGGCTAGAATTAAAAGCATCAAAGATGCCATAAAAAGGAATACGTAAGATTTGCTCGTAGATCCAAAACTTACCTTGATAAGGTGTAGTGTTTCGTTCTTCGCTACCGTCGCCAGAAACAAATTCAATAACTAAAAAAGGCGGTATTAACTCTTGCCACATAACATAGCTACGACGAAAACGGCCTTTTAACATTTTAGGAACATTAGGAACATAAAACCAATCAGGACTTATAGCCCCACGTAGAGGATTTTCATCAGGATTAGGTATTCTCCAGTATATCCCACAATCTTGACCTATACAGTAATTTCCATCTGTATGTTGTTTTATTAAAACAGGCTCTAAAGTATCAGTAAGAAGTATGCTTTGAGGGTGTTCTTGAAAATTATTCACAGGTATCCCATCCCTATCAGGTAAATCTTGGTCGGTTGGCAAAGATTTTGGCAAAATTTCTTCAATTATTTGTGGGTGTTGGGTTATTGTTTCACTCATAATATTTGTCTTTTCACTTGCAAACGGTTTATTTACTATATTTTAACTAATTTAAAGAGTTTTGAGAAAGATTTGGTTTTACTTCTTTTAGCTTTGTTAATGAAAAACGACTAAATAGAACATTTGAACTACGTGGAGAAGATGCTATAGAAATCATTCCCAAACTAATATCCTTAAAGAAAATAAAATTTGCTAATCTATTTTCAATGAAAAAAGCTCCATGATAGAAATTTTGCTTAATCAATCCAATTACACATAGGTTAGTAATTTTTGCATCTGGTTTTATGACTAATTGTTGAGCCACTTGTTGAAGAGTTGTTGTTAATTCAGGAAATTTAACTCTTTTGCCTAAGTCCATAAATTTACTATTTTCTCCAAAATGGTCAAAAAAATAATTCCAAGGATCTTTAAAGTTTTCAGCAGAAACCATTTTTTCTTTTAGAATTTCTAACTTTTTCAAATCTAGCATAATAAAACCTACCTTAGCTTATTAATCTAATATAAATTTGCATTCATTTTATGTTTTTTAGCCATTTAAGGTATTTAATTTATTTTTATTTACTTAGTTTAGCAAGCTAAGGTTAAACTTGGCAATCAGCTAGTAAATAGAAATTTATCTAAAATTAAGTATTTTAGATATTTATTTCTTCTAATTCTTCTTCTTCTATAGCTGTAGTATCAATAACATTAACCTTATTAGCATAATTTACTGTAGGTTCTTGATTACGTGCTTCTATTTCTGTAGCTAGCTCTATTTTATGTAGATTAGGTAAATTATAAGGTAAAAGTTTACACAGTCTTTTTATCACGGTTTTTTTAGCCATTTCGTCATAATCTGTTGTCCAGGGGCCGGAACTAGAGCTACGAGATTTTGAGCGTATATGGTCTACTTGTACTTTGCTCATTACTACATGTTTAAGAACTCCATTGACAAGACGGGCAATAGCATAAACGGCAATAAAATTACCACGAGGTTTTCTTATAGAAGCTTCATGTTCAATATTTGGGTGTGAGCCAAGCACATATCTAAAACGGTCATTTTCATAAACACATTCAGCACTAACATCTAAGACAAACCCGCTTTCAATTACTAATTGAATATATCCCCTATAACCTATTTGCAATTTAGCTTCATTGCCAAAAGGTACTAGCCATGCAAGTCCTAGTTTATTAACTGGTAGACCCAAAGTTGCAGCATCATAAGCAGCTAAAGCAATAGATTCAGGTGAACATTTTTGTAAGCTTGGACTGCTTGCTACAGTTGCAATTACGCTACTAATTTCTTGATCAACGTTTCGATTTTTAGGAAGAGCTTGGATTAATTTATCTCGGAATTTACCTAAAGTTACAGAAATTTTATTTAAGGGCTTTTCTTGTGTTTGGGTCATTAATGTAGACATAATTTATTCCTTTTGTCAGATAAAATACTTTGTACATTTTAGTTAAAGTAAAAAGTTAGTAGCTTAAGAAAAATTTCTTAAGCTACTTGTTTAGTGGGTGTTAAGACTACAGGTTCTTCTACTTCAAATTCTTCAAAATCCCAGAAATTTATAATGGGTGTATTATTTAAAGATTTAGGTTGTTCTTCAAAAATTTCTTGGGCTATTTCTTCGCTAAGTTGGCGAATTTTTTGAAAACTTGTAATTCCTTCAGCATCGATTAATTTTGCCATAATTTTATCTGCTCACAAAATTATTTCTGTTTTATTTTAATTTAATAAGAGTAGATAACTTTTTACTAAAAAAAATGTCATAAAAAGAGCAATTAACACTTCGCTTATATTACACTAAATAAATTAAATAAATCAATATATTTTGCTATTATTTTGTTTGTTATTACAATTTATATAAAACGGATAGATGCAAAAAATAAAAAAGCCCAGTCAAAATGCTGGGCTTTTTGTTGGAAATTATTGAAAAATACTGTTAATTAAGGCGAATCAGGCTTTTACCAACAGAAATTTTATTATCAGGATTTCTAACGGTTATTTCTACAGTGCCGCCTTTAGGTATCAGATCGCCTATAGTTTTTCCGCTAATAGAGCCTTTTTTCTTTTTCTTTACTAAAAATCTGGTAGCTTCTTTAGTAAATTTCAATTGGTATTCATCCGTACCATCTACAATTAAAACCGCTCCAAGTTGGATAAAGGAGGAAGCAGCATCTAAGAAAATTGTATTTTTAGTAAAAATAGGATTTCTAATTACTGGAAGTTCTGTTCCCGTAGGTTGCGAACCTCCGCTCATTTGTCCATTGCCAAAAAAGCTAGTTACTGAGTAAGTGAAATTACCAGATGAGCTTGCTCCTACAGTTGTAGTATCTACAAAAGCTAGATCATCAGGATCTAAAGTAGCAACTAGGTTTTCATCTTTAACCAGATCATTTGTTGTAAGTGGGGGTTGATCTGATGTTGGAGTTGGCAAACGGTAGACTTTATAACCTGCTAGATCACCATCAGCTAAAGGATTAGGTTGACTAACTAGTAAGTTAGTTAAATTAGCATTAGCAGGTTGAGGGCTAGAGGGTTTTAGCTCACTAGCAATTACTCTAACATTTTGAGGAGGAAGAACTTGACCTATTGGAGGCGGGTCAAAAGTAATAATTACTCGCAAAGCGGCTTGGCGCACTAGTAAAGTTACGGTTTGAGTTACAACCGAGTTTGCAGATTGACCAGTAATGATAATTACATAAGTACCTGGTAGAGTATCAGCACTTGTTCTTATGGTCATAAAAGTATTTCCACCAGCATTAACAGTAATGGAGGCAAAATTAATTTGAATATTTGGATTTGTTACACTAGCACTTAAATTTACAGGTTGGTTAAAACCATTGCGACCTACTACACCAACAGTAAACATAGTTGCTTCACCACTTGCAATAGCACGGGAATTAGGGGCAATTGCTAAAGAGAAAGGATCATTTGTTGGCGGTGTAACAGTTAATGTAAAGAGAGCCGTTTTTACTATTGAACCAGATGTTCCAATAATTTTAATAGTGTATTGACTAGGTAATGTATTGGCTGTAGTAACTACAGTAGCAGAAACATTTCCATTAGCCATAACACTATTATTTGTAAAAATTACTTGGAGCGTGCTATCTGGAATTTCTGTTGTCAGGTTAACTACGTCTGCAAAAGAGTTTTGGCCTAAAATACTTAGATTAAAGGAAGTCACCTTACCAGCAGAAATAGTCTGGGAGCTAGGGTTAAGTGTTAGAGTAAAATCACCTGTTAAAGCAGGAGTAACGGTTAAGGTAAATGTTGCTGTTTTAGTAATTCCACCACCACTAGCAGAAACTCTTAATAAATAATCCTTTACTTCTGTATTTGTATTTGTTCTAACTGTAATACTAGTAGTTCCATTAGCTGGTATAATGTTGTTAGTAAAACTAATAGTTATATTCTCAACACTAGTTGCCGAAAGAGAAATATTTCCCGTAAAACCACCCATAGCAGTTGCACTTAGAGAAAAATTAGCTGTTGAGCCAGCCATAACAGATTGTGTTGTAGGTAATAGAGAAATATTAAAATCTCCAGGGCTTTTAACTATTAGGCTAACTCTAGCACTACGTTGTATTTGACCTGTTGAGCCAAGAATATTTATATCATAAGTGCCAAAGGGCGTATTAGCTCCAACATTAAGTGTTACTCTTGAAGTAAGACCTGCTCTAATAACATTACTATTTATGCTTGTTGTAATGTTGGGATTTGAAGATGTGACAACTAAATTAACCGCATCAGTAAAATTATTAGTAGCATTAAGCGAAATATCAAAACTAAGAGTTTGTCCTTGAGAAGCTGTTAAAGAGCTAGGATTTACTACTAAAGAAAAATCAGAAGCTGCATTAACGAAAACTGTTGTTGAAACCCGTTTTTCTACACCATTTGACCTAGCAATAATAGTTACTGGATAAGAACCTGCTTGAGTATCACGCGAGGTAGAAACTAAAAGACGTGTTGCTCCGCTACCAGTTATAGAACTATTGGCTAAAGATGTTGTTAAGTTACTTTGCGTAGTTAAATTAACTGGTTGGTTAAATCCGTTTAATGCTGATATGTTAACAACAAGCTCTATTTGCTCGCCTGCATTAATTGTAACTGCATCATTATTAATGCTTAGTAAGAAATCTGGAACGGCTCGAACTTCAATGCTAGCATTAGCTGTAGCAATGACAGAGTTATTTAACCTAGCTGTTAATGTTATTGGATAAATACCTGCTGGTGCAGTAGCAGGTATATCAACTAGTAATGATGTAGAACCAGGAATAGAAATAGTAGAGTCAGTAAAGTTAGCAGGAAATTGGCTACTTATGGCTATGGTTATGGGATCTTGTGGAGGTTGAGAGTCATTTAATGAAACTGCAACTAAAAATTCAACAGTTTCACCTTGGTTTGCAACAATTCTTTCTGGACTAATTTCTAAGGACAGATTTACTTCAGAAACTTGGATAGTAACAGATTGAGTTTTGCTTATATCACCACCAAACCCATTTACATTAATTGTATAAGTACCAGGTTTAACATTTTGTGAAACAGCTACAGCCATATTTATATTAGCTGGCGGTACAACTTGATTAGGTGAAAAAGTGACCGTTATTCCACTAGGTGCTGAAGCAGAAAAATTAATAGGTGAGTTAAACTGGCCTGTTGCAGTTAAAGATATAGAAAAATTACCAGTGCCTCCAACATTAATTGTTCTAGTAGTTGGACTGATAGAAAAATTAAAATCTCTTTGTGTTTGTGCTTGGTTTGTTGTAGTAGTAAGTAGTGCAATTATTGTGAATATTATAGTTAAAGATAATAGACGATATTGGTTGATAATTGAAAATATTGTCATAAGGGTTTCTCCTTTAGAGCATATAGGGGGGCTTTTATAAGTAGGTTTTTGTTAATAGGTTTGTGTTGCTAACAGTTGCTTTAGTTCCTCCTTAGTTTTTTAGAAGGTGGTTTTTAAGTTGAAGTTGCTTTTTGGTAACTTTCCAAAAACAAAAGCCAAGAACGTAAACTCTTAGCTTTTGTTTTAAGAATTAATCTTTAATTACTTAGTTATTCCGCTATCAACTATTTTTCCATTGTCGCTAATAGTTTGAAATGAAATTTCTTTGTCGTTAATTTCTACTAACATAAAATGCCAGCCTACATAGCTTTCTGCACGAAATGGGCTTTTAACATCAATATCATAAAGAGTTGCACCACCACCACCAGTTACAAAATGTTGGATCCCATTTTGCAAGTAGGTTCGCTCATAAATATGGTCATGTCCAGCAAATGCAACATTTACTTTATATTTAACAAGCAATGGCTCAAGAACTTTTCTTAATGCTAGGGCTGAACCATGATGAGTACCTGAAGAATAAAGAGGGTAATGAAAAAGTGCTATTTTCCATTTTGCTTTACAGAGTTTAAGAGAATTTTCTAGCCAAGCCATTTGTTTATTACTTAGGTTAGTAACATCTAGCATAAAAAATTCTACTAGTCCTTGGCCTCGTTTTAGTGAATAAAATTCCCGTCCTTCCATATTAAATAATGGATATCGAATTTGATCTTGTCGGCCTACAATCACATCATGATTTCCTAGAGTAGCAAAAAACTTGACATTATTTTTAAGTAACCCAGCGTAAACTTGTTCAAAGAATGCTGTATAAGATTGTTTATTGCCATCAGGATAAATATTGTCTCCAACAGTTAAAACAAAATCTATAGGCTTACTTTGATGAGCTAACAGCATTTGTTTAGCTACTCGAATTTGTGCAGGACTACCACATCCCCAGTCACCAAGGACAACAAAACGAACCTGATTTTTTACAGGAGTTGCAGTAATTAAGGAAGATGGACTAATTAAAGTGCTGGCAGCAATAGCACCAACAGATTTTATTATTTCACGACGTGAGAGCAATAGTTGTGGTTTTTTTTGATCCAAAATTACACCTCTAAAAGAAAGTTAACTCTAACTATAGACTACCTTATAATATTGAATTTACAGCCAAATTAAGTGTTATAATAACAAACTTCTTTGTATTCATAAATAACAAGAAACCAATATAATTAGCTTTACTAGTGTATTTTATTTAGTGGGCAAAAGGTGAATTAATGTCAAATCGTGATGTAAATTACCTAAAAATGCTTTTTCAAAGCAACACTAACTTAGTTTTTATTGGGGTTATGGTGTTTGCTACGCTAGTTTTTAATAGCGGATTTTTATTTTTGTTGGTGGCAGGTGAGCTAGGACTTGTAATGCTATCTCAACTTTCTATTACACAAAAATACTTAGCCAAAAAAGCAGAACTACTTTGGCATCAAGAGCAAGAAAGGCTAGAACTTCAAATAATTGCTGGCCTTGGAGAAAACTACAAAAATGATTTTTATCGTATGAAACAGCTTTGTGGAGAAATTGAACGACGTGCAGCAGAAGTGCAAACGGATAAAACGGCTGTTTTTGCTATGGATAATCTATCAGGTAAGTTAGTAGCTTTTCGTTCTGAGTATGTAAAAATGTTACGCGCTCATTACTTACTATCTACACGTAATTTTAAGTCTATGAAAAATAAAGTAGATGAGGAAATCAGACGACTAGAAAAAACTATTAGTAATGAAGAGTCTGCACAAGTTCGAGCAACACTAGCACAAAACTTAAAAATCCTTCAGCAACGTTCTAATAAATTAATTCAGCTTGCTGATCTAGTCCGACTATTAGAAGCTAGATTGCAGGTTATTCGCAATTCCTTGCAATTAATACAAGATGAGGTTTATAGTCTTACCAATGTTCGCGGCATTTCTGAAATGGTAGATGGGCTTTTAACTAACTTAGAACTTAGTGATGAATTTCGTTCTTATTATGATGATGTTTTAAGTGAAAAGAGCTTTTCAGGACTAGAAAATAATAGTGATTTAGTCTTAGAACCAGATTTTAATTCCAATAATAAGGGTTATGATTCACCTCAACAAAGACAAAAAAATAGAGCATAAAACTATAAAAAATTAATTAAAAAGTTTATTAAAATATTAAGGAGAAATATGTCTGGAAAACCAAAATCCCCAGCAGAATTAGAAAAAATGTTAAAGGAAATGGAGTCATTGTCTAAAGGGCCTACTGAGACTCCAAAACCTGCTCGTGAAGGTGGCGGAGCATTAAAGTCTTTGTTAGGGTTTTTTGTCAAAATCCATGATGAAGAAGAGGATGCACAACCAGCAGCAAAAATAGCACCTCCAACAACAACACAGCCTCTTAATACTAAAACACAGCCTCTTAATACTCCTACAAGTAAAATTGAACCACCCGTTAAACGAGTCTCAGACTTAGTTAGTGATGAGCCTCCACCAAAATTTAACTCTCCTGCTACACTTGACCAAGGAGAGGATTTATCTAGCAAAACCTTTGAAGAGATTTACTTACAAGCAGGTGTTATTAATAATCAGCGTTCTGTTGATGAGATAATCAGCTTAATGCAAAGTCCT includes:
- a CDS encoding Uma2 family endonuclease; translation: MSETITQHPQIIEEILPKSLPTDQDLPDRDGIPVNNFQEHPQSILLTDTLEPVLIKQHTDGNYCIGQDCGIYWRIPNPDENPLRGAISPDWFYVPNVPKMLKGRFRRSYVMWQELIPPFLVIEFVSGDGSEERNTTPYQGKFWIYEQILRIPFYGIFDAFNSSLEFYQLSAGHYSLMPTNEQGRFAINQLGLEFGIWPGIYRGMDALWLRAWDIQGNLLPTGDERTALNKNAFVLNKLKSC
- a CDS encoding recombinase RecT gives rise to the protein MSTLMTQTQEKPLNKISVTLGKFRDKLIQALPKNRNVDQEISSVIATVASSPSLQKCSPESIALAAYDAATLGLPVNKLGLAWLVPFGNEAKLQIGYRGYIQLVIESGFVLDVSAECVYENDRFRYVLGSHPNIEHEASIRKPRGNFIAVYAIARLVNGVLKHVVMSKVQVDHIRSKSRSSSSGPWTTDYDEMAKKTVIKRLCKLLPYNLPNLHKIELATEIEARNQEPTVNYANKVNVIDTTAIEEEELEEINI
- a CDS encoding metallophosphoesterase, producing MDQKKPQLLLSRREIIKSVGAIAASTLISPSSLITATPVKNQVRFVVLGDWGCGSPAQIRVAKQMLLAHQSKPIDFVLTVGDNIYPDGNKQSYTAFFEQVYAGLLKNNVKFFATLGNHDVIVGRQDQIRYPLFNMEGREFYSLKRGQGLVEFFMLDVTNLSNKQMAWLENSLKLCKAKWKIALFHYPLYSSGTHHGSALALRKVLEPLLVKYKVNVAFAGHDHIYERTYLQNGIQHFVTGGGGATLYDIDVKSPFRAESYVGWHFMLVEINDKEISFQTISDNGKIVDSGITK